The genome window CTTTTGTGAATGTGACGTACCaaactaatttcctttctttgataGATCTAGGAAAATGGATTTGGTTTGTGGATTGAGGGATTAAGTCTCACTCTGATGTTCCAAAAAAGTAATATCCTGATTTCCACATGCCTTTATTTAACAAGTTTTCAttgaacattcattcattcattcattcattcaataagtatCAAGTGCTTACAACACACCAGGGACACTGTACTAGATTCTGGGAATCGAACAGTAAGCAGAACAATATCCTTGTCCTCAGTAGAGAAAGGTGATGAACATATAAGTTGTATGGAGATAAGAAGAATTAGGAGATAGGAAGGGATGGGCTAGGGATAGGGCTGCTATTTGGCGTGGGCAGAGAAGATGCTGtgataaggtgacatttgagcagagacctgaaggaagtaAGAGAGTGAGCCATGGGGGCATCTGAGGGAGGGAGCATTCTTGGCAGAAGGAACCACAAGGATGCCAATGCAGCTTGAGCAGGTGGGGTCAGAGAGAGATGGATAGGGCCAGATCATGGAGGGCCTGGTAGGCCATTTTAAAGGTGTTGGCTCTTACTGTGAGTGAGATAGGGAGCCATTTGGGGGAGCAGAGGAGAGAGACATGACCAGACTTAatgtcttaactttttttttttgagacagagtcttgctctgtcacctaggctggagtgcagtggcacaatctcagctcactgcaacctccacctcccaggttcaagcaattcttctgtctcagcctcccaggtagctgggatcacaggtatgtgccaccatgtctggctaatttttttgtatgtttagtagagatggggttttgccattttgccagtctggtctcgaactcctgacctcaggcaatctgcccacttgccgtccaaaagtgctgggattacaggcgtgagccaccatgcccagctgagactTAACCTTTTGAAAGAGCACTGGCTACTATGTGCAGACTAAGGGAAGGCAAGGAGGACAGTTGGGAAGCTACTGCAGTGAGTCAGGCAATGGGTTTGGTGGCTTGGGCACTTGGCAGTGCAGGAGATAATATGTGTTctggaaggtttttttgtttgttttgacggagtctcactctgttgctcaggctagagtgcagtgttgtgatctcagctcactgcattctccgcctcccagttcaagcaattctcctgcctcagcctcccgagtaactgggactacaggtgcatgccaccacacccggctaatttttgtatatttagtagagatggggtttcaccatgttggccaggctggtcttgaactcccgacctcatgatctacctgcctctgcctcccagagtgctgggattacaggtgtgagccactgcacccagcctgttctgGAATTATTTTAATCCAAATCCCTTCAGGGATTTGCCGATGGACTGGATTTAAGGTGTGAGAGAAAGATAGGAATTAAGGTTGACTCCAAAGGTTTTAATAAGTTTGGAGTCGGCTGGAGGGACACATTTGCAAGTGGAAATTGAGAGTTTCATTTGTTCTTGTCAAATCTGAGATGCTCGTGAGATATTTAGAAATGTTGAGTAGGTGGCTGGATGTCTGACTGAAGATCAGGAGAGTGGTACAGACTGGGGATGCAGACTTCTAAGTCATCGGTAGAGGGAGGTTATGCAAAGCCATGTGACTAGAGACCTCCTCAGAAATGAATGTAGATAAAGAAGCCAGAGAACGAAGGTTTGGGACATTCCCAAGGTACAGAACTCAGGGGGATGAGGAGGAACCAGTAAGGCAGGAGCAGAACCGAGAGAGATTCTAGAAGTCAATTGAAAAAGGATTTTAGAAGGGGGTCGTCAGCTGCTAGATGCTGGGAAGACCAGGAGCACCCACTATGTGCAGGCACTGGGTAGACACAGATGAGCTGCAATATCTACTGTACAGCAGGTGCTCaggttttttaataatttaagttctgaggtacatgttcagggcatgcaggtttgttacataggtaagcatgtgccgtggtggtttgctgcacctatcaacccatcacctaggtattaagcctattaAGCCCTGTATGCATTAGCGATTTATTCTGgtgctctctctcttcctgctcCCCCACCCTACCCACAGGCCCCATTGTTCCCctgtctgtgtccatgtgtttccattgttcagctcccacttataagtgagaacgtgttcggttttctgttcctgtgttagtttgctgagaataatggcttccagcttcatctgtgtccctgcaaaggacgtgatcttattcctttttatggctgcatagtattccatggtgtgtatgtaccacattttctttactcagtctatcattgatggacatttgggttgattcactgatcattagagaaatgcaaatcaaaaccagaatgagaaaccacctcataccagtcagaatggcaattattaaaaagtcaagaaacaaaagatgctggtaaggctgtggagaaatagggatgcTCTTATacttttggtgggaatataaGTTAGTTCAACCCTTGTGGCAGACattatggtggttcctcaaagacctagaaccagaaataccatttgacccagcagtctcattactgatttatattcctttgggaatggGTTTGGTGGCTTGGGCACTTGGCAGTGCCcaaggaatatatatttatattcctttgggaatataaatcattctattataaagatacatgcacacctatgttcactgcaacactgTTCACTCttttttggaaagaagaaaatccttGCTTTAAACAACTCATAGTCTGGGGGAGGAGCCAGCATGTGGGAAGGGCACTAGCCCAGCTGGGAAACCTGCCTGGGAAGGGTTCCTGGGCAGTGAGGCTCGCTCTGCTGAGCCTTCCATGGCTGAGAAGAACTCCAGTGGATTTCTGGGTGCAGTCCTTCTCCTTGTTCTGGATTTCCAGTTCTCTCCCTTTGAGGCTCCCAGAGAAGCAGTCAAGCTTGAGAAGTTGAGCAGGAAATAGAGGGAGAAAGTGACCAGGGAACAGAACTAGGGAGTGAGAAGAGATCTGGAATGAAGAGAGGGAATAGGCTAGCTACTTTTAAAACcagtttataattatttcaagtttattttattttttatttttatttatttatttttgagatggagtctcactctgtcgcctaagttggagtgcagtggcacaatctcggctcattgcaacctctgcctcctgggttcaagtgattctcctacctcagcgccccagtagctgggattacaggcaggtgccaccacccccgtctaatttttgtatttttagtagagatggggtttcgccatgttggccaggctggtctcaaacccctggcctcagataatccgcctaccttggcctctcgaagtgctaggattacaggtgtgagccaccgcgccaggcctatttatttttaaattattatttatttatttgttttttttttgagagagaggatcttgctccatcactcaggctggagtgcagtggtgcgatcatggctccctgcagcctcgacctcccaggctcaagcgatcctcctgcctcagccttctgagtagctgggaccacaggcatgcaccaccatgcccagctaatatttcaAGTTTAGTAAATTCCATTGGATTTGAAGAACTTGGTTTTTCTGAGGAAAGTCCGTTGTAATGCACATAACGCCACAAGAGGTCTCCCTTTCCCTGAAATGCACTGGTTTAAAAGGCGGGACAAATGGTAGCTTATCAGAAAGCTCTGGGCAGGTAAGGCCAGTACCAAATTTGGCAAAGAATCTTACTTAAACTTTTACAAAGTCAAAGTATCCCTTTACCAGTAACTTCGTTTTGCAGTTTAAAACATGAGAATAAGGAGTGCTTCGATGTCAAGATATTTAGTATTTAGGAGGGGTTCTCTCTTCCCTCTTTGATGAATATTTTATTAAGCCTGAAAAGTAATTTAGTATGTAAGAGTAATACTCATAAGAGCTAACACTGATTATATGTGTAATGTGTTCTAAGCCTTTTTACAGTATTAACTCTGTAATCCTCACCCAGTCATATAAGGTAGATACTGTTATTCTTGATACCAATAATCCTCTGAGGCAGGgacttttacagatgaagaatttGCAGTTTAGAGAAATTAACAAttggtccaaggtcacacagcttgtgagGGGCAGGACTGGGATTTGAAGACGTATCTAACTCCAAAACTACTCATCCTGCGGCGAATGGATTCATgaatttttatgttattaaacAGTTTCTTAATTTGAAATTTTAccatggttttgttgttgttgttttctatctatttattgattttttgaaacagggttgccaggctggagtgcagtggcacaaatgtggctcattgcagcctccaactccttgactcagcgatcctcctgcctcagcttcccatgtagctgggaccgcaggtgtgtatcaccacacctggctaatttttaaaaaaatttttttaattgtagaggcggggtctcactttgttgtccaggctggtctcaaacccctgggctcaagcaatctcccagccttggcctcccaaagtgctgggattacaggtgtgagccactatatcAGGCACTTACAGTGTTTTTAACCAGAGATGAAAATCAGATTCATCTGAGGAGCTTTTAAAAGAATTCGACTGCCCAAGTCTTCTCCCAGGACAATCTAATTCCGTAGGTCTCGGGTGGGGTTCTCGGATCTCTTTATGTTTTTAAGTTCTATAGGTGATTCTTATGTGTAGTAACCCTGGGTAGAGAGCTACCCTAGGGAGCTGCTATGAACAGTGGTTAAATTCACATAGGTGGAACACCCTCCTAAGATGTAGCAATGGCTGCCTGGCCTAAGCATATGATTACAGTATTGAATCCGCAGCTCAAACTCCCCTAGCTTCCAGTTTGAGATGCTCTTCCCTTGACAGCATAGCTAGAAAGAAGTTTGTGATTCTCCGAAGACCTCAGTGAGAAGTGGTGAAAGCAGAACTCCCTGGGAGTAGCCCTGAGGTGTTCTTAGAAGTGAACCGTGCAAGCAGGCTGTCAGTCAACCTGGCCAGGGCTCACACCTAACTACCCAGAGGACACAGTTTTTATCCAGTACGTGCTCCCTATCAGCTTGGCAAACAGACAGTGACAGTGAGCCCAAGAAGCTGGGTGCCTCTACCTGGTGGTGAAACACAGATACGGAAGGGGCTCTTTAAGGTCGGGGCTGTGGCCAAGGATGGAACCAAGTCCTAAGAACAGGTAACCTgctggaaggaaaggagggaacaTTTTTTACCCACTTCCCGAACAGGAACAAGACTTCCGCAGTGACTTCATGTGGCCTAAGTTCTCACGGGGTTTGGAAATATGTCAGATAAGTTTAAAGTCAGATAATTGTCTAATGTTCTCTAGTACCTTCTGTGCTTAGTTCTGTCTTTCTCTTCCATCCCCATcttcacactcacactcacacacacacacacacaaacacacacactcttaccacacacacacactctcacaacACACTCTCACCACAGACATACActttcacacacactcacacgttcacacacacagacacacacagatctTCCTAGTCTTGGTGGCTCTTACCTTTCCCAGAATTCCTCTATACTCCCATTAACCTTGGGCTTAGCTGGGATTTGCAGTCATTAGCTCTGGCCACAGCTTCTTGCCGTGgagatttatttgttctttttactgGAGTTTGGTGGGAACCTGAGTGGCTGGGAATCCACCCAGGCCCTTCTCTCCTGGCCCTGCCCCAAGAGCTTTCTGAAATCTGGCCTCACAGGCTCCTAGGACACTAGAGCAAAAGACAGCTCggaaagggaaattttaaaaaatcatgacccTTGAGAATTTCTGAGAGGACCTCATTACAACACAACCTGCGCTGACAGGAAGGGGACTCCTTTGACCCTCAGGATCGGCTGGGTCTGCggcagggggcagggagggcGCGGAGGCAtcaaggggtggggagaggaagctAGCGGGACGCCCAGTCTGTGTCTCAGGCAGAGAGGAGGGCaggctcctctcccttctctttgcccttcaggggagagagaaagggaagagatggTTGCTTCTTGCACCAAGTTCTCCCCGGCTTCCAGAGGTGGAGGGAGCTCAGGGCGGTGCGTGAGCACTGGACTGAGATTCGGTGTATCTTCCAGACTCTGTTTCCACAGCCTCCCCTCTCTTTCTGACTTCCCTCCTCTGCTTTCGGAAGCACATGTGAAACtgtctccattcctttctctttagGTCACCGGATTCCTTGATGGTGCTGGCAGTGGTGCTGTAACCCCAGGTCCCCTTAGGGCATGTGAGTGGTGATGGGGCTGAGGTCTGCCAACCTCCTCGCTCTGGGGGATTTTCAGTGTTCCAGGACTGCGCGTTCTGCtggtctccctctcccctcccttccccgaTTCCCCGGCGCCCTCCCTGCCCGCAGACCCAGGGGACTCTGAGAATGGAAGGGAGCTGTCATTCCCGGGAGGAAAAGACGCCAGGTTCCCTGGGCTGCCTGCACTCGGTTCTCAGCCTCCTTCCTCATCCCTCCAGCCACTGCCCGGGTCTGCAGCACGGGCGCGATTTGAAATACCCCTCCTTCCCGCTTTGAAGAAGGCTGGCCTGGCCGGGGGTTATTTTGGGAGCAGTTTCTGAGATCCAATGGCCTTGTTAGGGCAACACTGACCTTTCCGTCCCAGGAGGAGGGCAGGATTGGAGAAAGGGGGCGGGGCAGCGGCAGGGAGACCGACAGCCCCGCACACCCACTGGGGTGGAGAAGGGGGCCAGCGGGCTGCGGGAATTCAGCCTCCGGCGGGGGCTGTCACCGAGGGGAATTTCCCCTTTTTGAAAAGGCTGGGgacccctccaccccaccctttCAGTGGGCTTCTTAAAGAGATCACACCGTTTTCCCTTGGACTTTTGGAAGGCAGATTTGGGACGCTTTGTGGGACTTTGAAcctttccttcctgctttctttccAGCAGGCAGCCTTACTCTGACTGGTGGAGTCGGGGATCCCGGGCATGGCACTGACTAGCCTACCTGGTGCTGACTTGGCGCCGGGGCTCTTTCAGCCTCTGCTGGCATCCTGCTTCCCCCctcctggggtgcagtggtgagtCTGGGGGCCTGCCCCCGAGGGCACTGGAGGAGTGTTGCAGGCATTACCCACGCCCTCTGCACCCACGCTGGAGGACGGGGAGGTTGTCAGGGGCTATGATGAGATGAGCGGGGGCCGCTTCGACTTTGATGATGGTGGGGCGTACTGCGGGGGCTGGGAGGGGGGAAAGGCCCATGGGCACGGACTGTGCACCGGCCCCAAGGGCCAGGGCGAATACTCTGGCTCCTGGAACTTTGGCTTTGAGGTGGCAGGTGTCTATACCTGGCCCAGCGGAAACACCTTTGAGGGATACTGGAGCCAGGGTAAACGGCATGGGCTGGGCATAGAGACCAAGGGGCGCTGGCTCTACAAGGGCGAGTGGACACATGGCTTCAAGGGACGCTACGGAATCCGGCAGAGCTCAAGCAGCGGTGCCAAGTACGAGGGCACCTGGAACAATGGCCTGCAAGACGGCTATGGCACCGAGACCTATGCTGATGGAGGTGAGGCCAGCTGGGGGCCTGCAGAGGTGGGGCGGGGCCAGGGAGGGTGAGAAACCCTGGTGGAGGGTGGGAAAGGTGACCGGCAATTGGCACAGAATCAGATGAGCTAGGATGTGAtttgctgtgtggctttgggcaagctGCTCTACCTTTCTGAGCATCCATTTTCTTGTAGTAAAGATGGAGCTAATAAAGGGGTTATTGAGAGGATTAGTGGGAGTGCTTAGTACAAAGCCTGCCATACAAGTGCACACTCAACACACAATAAAATGTAACTACTACCGTTAGCATGTTCGGTATGCCCCTATATAAACAGCCGTGGAATATACTCTAGCAGAATTAGGGTCTAGTCTTAACTGTgccatgaaaattattttcaagcaaTAGATCATGAGGAgtattcatccacccacccacccatccatccacccatccaactATCCACTCATCATCTATCCACACAccaatccacccacccatccgtccgttcatccatccattcatccatccatccatccatccatccatccatccatccacccacctgcctgcccatccatccatctacccacccacccattcatgcTTCCACCCAAccattcatctacccatccaGCCATTCATACATCTACct of Symphalangus syndactylus isolate Jambi chromosome 24, NHGRI_mSymSyn1-v2.1_pri, whole genome shotgun sequence contains these proteins:
- the JPH2 gene encoding junctophilin-2 isoform X2; translated protein: MSGGRFDFDDGGAYCGGWEGGKAHGHGLCTGPKGQGEYSGSWNFGFEVAGVYTWPSGNTFEGYWSQGKRHGLGIETKGRWLYKGEWTHGFKGRYGIRQSSSSGAKYEGTWNNGLQDGYGTETYADGGMC